From Pseudomonas sp. CCI4.2, one genomic window encodes:
- the ubiE gene encoding bifunctional demethylmenaquinone methyltransferase/2-methoxy-6-polyprenyl-1,4-benzoquinol methylase UbiE → MNDQRKGSDAEPTTHFGFKNVPESQKAEKVAEVFHSVAAKYDLMNDLLSGGMHRLWKRFAIELSGVRTGNRVLDIAGGTGDLTKKFSHLVGPTGEVVLADINASMLKVGRDRLLDLGVAGNVKFVQADAEKLPFPDNHFDCVTIAFGLRNVTHKEDALRSMLRVLKPGGRLLVLEFSKPTNKLMSKAYDAYSFAFMPLMGKLITNDSESYRYLAESIRMHPNQETLKSMMVEAGFDRVTYHNMTAGIVALHRGIKP, encoded by the coding sequence ATGAATGATCAGCGCAAAGGCAGCGATGCCGAACCCACCACTCACTTCGGTTTCAAAAACGTGCCGGAAAGCCAGAAAGCCGAGAAGGTTGCTGAGGTTTTCCACTCTGTAGCGGCCAAATATGACTTGATGAATGACTTACTGTCTGGTGGCATGCACCGGCTGTGGAAGCGTTTTGCCATCGAGTTGTCCGGCGTACGGACCGGCAACCGAGTGCTGGATATCGCCGGGGGCACCGGTGATTTGACGAAAAAATTCTCGCATTTGGTCGGACCGACCGGCGAAGTCGTGTTGGCCGATATCAACGCGTCGATGCTCAAGGTGGGTCGCGACCGGCTGCTTGACCTAGGCGTGGCGGGCAACGTCAAGTTCGTCCAGGCGGACGCGGAAAAACTGCCGTTCCCAGACAACCATTTCGACTGCGTGACCATCGCTTTCGGCCTGCGCAACGTGACCCATAAAGAAGATGCCCTACGCTCGATGCTGCGGGTACTCAAGCCCGGCGGTCGCCTGTTGGTCCTGGAGTTTTCCAAACCGACCAACAAGCTGATGTCCAAAGCCTATGACGCGTACTCGTTCGCCTTCATGCCGCTGATGGGCAAGTTGATCACCAACGACTCTGAAAGCTACCGCTACCTGGCAGAGTCGATCCGCATGCACCCGAATCAGGAAACCCTGAAATCGATGATGGTAGAAGCCGGCTTCGACCGCGTGACTTACCACAACATGACCGCAGGCATCGTCGCCCTGCATCGCGGCATCAAACCCTGA
- a CDS encoding phasin family protein yields MAKVTLKKKVEAEQATALSEVKLYARKIWLAGLGAYAKAGSEGADYVKELIKTGEVAEREGKKVIGKKIEAANSEINSDIDDVKREVKGMKGKFEVQFEKVEHAFDRRVSRALNRFGIASKHDVETLSAKLDGLTALLERIARKQ; encoded by the coding sequence ATGGCCAAAGTAACCTTGAAAAAGAAAGTTGAAGCCGAACAGGCAACCGCCCTTTCCGAAGTAAAACTCTATGCCCGCAAGATCTGGCTGGCAGGCCTGGGTGCCTACGCCAAGGCCGGCTCTGAAGGCGCCGATTACGTCAAAGAGCTAATTAAGACCGGTGAAGTCGCCGAGCGCGAAGGCAAAAAAGTTATCGGTAAAAAAATCGAAGCTGCCAACAGCGAGATCAACAGTGATATCGACGACGTCAAACGTGAAGTCAAAGGCATGAAGGGCAAATTCGAAGTGCAATTCGAAAAAGTCGAGCATGCTTTTGACCGTCGTGTCTCTCGTGCCTTGAATCGCTTCGGAATTGCGTCTAAACATGATGTTGAGACACTGTCTGCTAAGCTCGATGGGCTGACGGCATTGCTTGAACGTATTGCGCGTAAACAATAA
- a CDS encoding ubiquinone biosynthesis accessory factor UbiJ, protein MILRGLLASVEHGINRVLRMDSTALPRLERLTGKVVAVDCRSPALQLFILPSNEGLLLAAHWEAEPDCTLRAPASTLLRLAMSQDKTAVLHGPDVELEGDSAVLLELAGVLQDLELDWEYELSRWLGPIASPLLSGHLRSSARWTRDGVANLTHNLADYLSEESRTLVGHREAQARFAELDQTKQDLERLEARVERLALLLKPSDNA, encoded by the coding sequence ATGATACTCAGGGGCTTGCTCGCTAGCGTCGAACACGGCATCAACCGTGTGCTGCGAATGGACAGCACCGCCTTGCCACGTCTGGAACGCCTGACAGGCAAAGTGGTTGCTGTTGATTGCCGTAGCCCGGCGCTGCAGCTATTCATCTTGCCCAGCAACGAAGGCTTGCTGCTGGCCGCTCACTGGGAAGCAGAGCCCGATTGTACCCTTCGGGCACCGGCATCGACGCTGCTGCGCCTAGCGATGAGCCAAGACAAAACTGCCGTATTGCATGGCCCCGACGTTGAGTTGGAAGGTGATAGCGCGGTTTTGCTGGAGCTGGCCGGGGTGCTGCAAGACCTTGAACTGGATTGGGAGTATGAACTCTCGCGCTGGCTCGGTCCTATTGCCAGTCCGCTCCTCAGCGGTCATCTGCGCAGTAGCGCCCGCTGGACCCGCGACGGCGTGGCCAACCTGACGCACAACCTTGCCGACTACCTCAGTGAGGAGTCGCGCACACTGGTCGGTCACCGCGAAGCGCAAGCGCGCTTTGCTGAATTGGACCAGACCAAGCAAGACCTTGAACGTCTCGAGGCGCGTGTTGAGCGCCTTGCCCTCCTCCTCAAACCCAGCGATAACGCATGA
- a CDS encoding polyhydroxyalkanoic acid system family protein translates to MARISVERAHDLGREAAKEKAEILVQKLAEKYSVEPKWSGDTVKLAGSGVSGTVSVFDEVITVEVEVGFLMSAFSSTIKSEIEKALDKALV, encoded by the coding sequence ATGGCCCGAATTAGCGTTGAACGTGCCCACGACCTAGGTCGTGAAGCAGCAAAAGAGAAAGCCGAAATACTGGTGCAGAAACTGGCCGAGAAATATTCGGTCGAGCCAAAGTGGTCAGGCGACACCGTCAAACTGGCGGGTTCAGGCGTGAGCGGCACCGTGAGTGTGTTTGATGAAGTGATCACCGTTGAGGTTGAAGTCGGCTTCCTGATGTCAGCGTTCAGCAGCACCATCAAGAGTGAAATCGAAAAAGCGCTGGATAAAGCGTTGGTGTGA